One genomic window of Ottowia oryzae includes the following:
- a CDS encoding ABC transporter ATP-binding protein, whose protein sequence is MSQAPAFYADTLQVSHLSTGYRDRQVIQNLSLPPVRPGEVHSLLGPNAAGKSTLLRALAGLQAATGSIQLGPQELVGLPLAEHARRVTYMPQTLPQGVALSVLESVLGALQASATDRPGEHQGRAGHEADQRRAVAVLERVGILHLAMEGLDHLSGGQRQLVSLAQSLVREPRVLLLDEPISALDLQHQLRVMRLVHELARERGMIAIMVLHDLQIAARWSDGIVMLAQGAVVATGAPAQAITPDTLARVYGVRARVEHCSRGSLQIMVDDVL, encoded by the coding sequence ATGAGTCAGGCGCCAGCTTTCTACGCCGACACGCTGCAGGTCAGCCACCTGTCCACCGGCTACCGCGACCGGCAGGTCATCCAGAACCTGAGCCTGCCCCCCGTCCGCCCGGGTGAGGTGCATTCGCTGCTGGGGCCCAACGCGGCGGGCAAGAGCACGCTGCTGCGCGCCCTGGCCGGGCTGCAGGCGGCCACCGGGTCGATCCAGCTGGGCCCCCAGGAGCTGGTCGGCCTGCCGCTGGCCGAGCACGCGCGCCGCGTGACCTACATGCCGCAGACGCTGCCACAAGGTGTGGCGCTGTCGGTGCTGGAAAGCGTGCTGGGCGCGCTGCAGGCATCGGCCACCGACCGCCCGGGCGAACACCAGGGCAGGGCAGGGCATGAAGCCGACCAGCGCCGCGCCGTGGCGGTGCTGGAGCGCGTGGGCATCCTGCACCTGGCGATGGAAGGGTTGGACCACCTGTCTGGCGGGCAGCGGCAACTGGTGTCGCTGGCGCAGTCGCTGGTGCGCGAGCCGCGCGTGCTGCTGCTGGACGAGCCGATCAGCGCGCTCGACCTGCAGCACCAGCTGCGCGTGATGCGCCTGGTGCACGAGCTGGCGCGTGAGCGCGGCATGATCGCCATCATGGTGCTGCACGACCTGCAGATTGCCGCGCGCTGGTCCGACGGCATCGTCATGCTGGCGCAGGGCGCGGTGGTGGCCACCGGTGCGCCGGCCCAGGCCATCACGCCCGACACCCTGGCGCGCGTGTACGGCGTGCGCGCGCGGGTTGAGCACTGCTCGCGCGGCAGCCTGCAAATCATGGTGGACGACGTACTGTGA
- a CDS encoding FecCD family ABC transporter permease encodes MTAAELAVNADAVLQAYRRLVARRVLILAGLLVLCVAAFLLDLVTGPSSLTPMQVLAGVFSPDALSAPQQAIIWQVRLPYALMAVLVGAALSLAGAEMQTILNNPLASPFTLGVSSAASFGAALAIVLGVSLPFVPAEWMVPINAFVFAFGSVLLLQAMARRRSAGVETVVLLGIALVFAFNALVALVQFLSSQEALQQLVFWSMGSLSRATWNHVGVLAAVLALVLPFSWMAAGRLTSLRLGEDRARSFGVDVGRLRFLTLLRVSLLAATSVAFAGTIGFIGLVGPHMGRLLLGEDHRFLLPASVLCGALVMSLASVASKTLVPGAIMPVGIVTAIVGVPVFLFLIFRNPGRS; translated from the coding sequence ATGACCGCCGCAGAGTTGGCGGTGAACGCCGACGCGGTGCTGCAGGCCTACCGCAGGCTGGTCGCCCGTCGCGTGCTGATCCTTGCGGGCCTGCTGGTGCTGTGCGTGGCCGCCTTCCTGCTGGACCTGGTCACCGGGCCTTCGTCGCTGACGCCCATGCAGGTGCTGGCTGGCGTTTTCTCGCCGGATGCCCTGTCCGCGCCGCAGCAGGCCATCATCTGGCAGGTGCGCCTGCCCTATGCGCTGATGGCGGTGCTGGTGGGCGCGGCGTTGTCGCTGGCGGGGGCGGAGATGCAGACCATCCTCAACAACCCGCTGGCCAGTCCGTTCACGCTGGGCGTGTCGTCGGCGGCCTCGTTTGGCGCTGCGCTGGCCATCGTGCTGGGCGTCAGCCTGCCTTTCGTGCCTGCGGAATGGATGGTGCCCATCAACGCCTTTGTGTTCGCCTTTGGCTCGGTGCTGCTGCTGCAGGCGATGGCAAGGCGCCGCAGCGCGGGGGTGGAAACCGTGGTGCTCCTGGGCATCGCGCTGGTGTTTGCCTTCAATGCGCTGGTGGCGCTGGTGCAGTTCCTGTCGTCGCAAGAAGCCTTGCAGCAGCTGGTGTTCTGGAGCATGGGCTCGCTCTCGCGCGCCACCTGGAACCACGTTGGCGTGCTCGCCGCCGTGCTGGCGCTGGTGCTGCCTTTTTCGTGGATGGCCGCAGGCCGCCTGACCTCGCTGCGCCTGGGCGAAGACCGCGCGCGCAGCTTCGGGGTGGACGTGGGCCGCCTGCGCTTTCTGACGCTGCTGCGCGTCAGCCTGCTGGCCGCCACGTCGGTCGCGTTCGCGGGCACGATCGGCTTCATCGGCCTGGTCGGGCCGCACATGGGGCGCCTGCTGCTGGGTGAAGACCACCGCTTTCTGCTGCCGGCCAGCGTGCTGTGCGGCGCGCTGGTGATGTCGCTGGCCTCGGTGGCCAGCAAGACGCTGGTGCCGGGCGCCATCATGCCGGTGGGCATCGTCACCGCCATCGTCGGCGTGCCGGTGTTCCTGTTCCTGATCTTCCGCAACCCGGGCCGCTCATGA
- a CDS encoding ABC transporter substrate-binding protein translates to MALWAAGTAQAAQVVDLRGRTVTVPDQVHKITIDDGRFLVALSLILADPVKPLAGWPRDIHRIGDATYQQYVKRFPAITKVPQVASSAGSFNLEAVLAAAPDVAVVSVGAGPSDAQIAQLQAAGIPVVFIDFFDNPFKNQEPSLRILGQLTGSAAKANAYIDYSRQHRDRIAQRVAKLAPKDRPTVFLEAHAGISKDCCNSPGKGNMGEYVDFVGGHNIGADVLKAPVGKLNIEYVISRDPKIYIATGGAHLEKTGGLVLGAGYDAARARASLAAVAQRQGIAQLTAVKTGRTYGLAHQLINSPIDIVAIEAFATWIHPELFKDVDPQKTLNEINQRFLAVPYEGTGWVSLK, encoded by the coding sequence ATGGCCCTGTGGGCTGCCGGTACGGCCCAAGCTGCGCAGGTCGTTGACTTGCGCGGGCGCACCGTCACGGTGCCGGATCAGGTGCACAAGATCACGATCGACGACGGCCGCTTCCTCGTGGCCCTGTCCTTGATCCTTGCCGACCCCGTAAAGCCGCTGGCAGGGTGGCCGCGTGACATTCACCGCATTGGCGACGCCACCTACCAGCAGTACGTCAAGCGCTTTCCGGCCATCACCAAAGTGCCGCAGGTGGCCAGCTCGGCAGGCAGTTTCAACCTCGAGGCCGTGCTGGCCGCCGCGCCCGACGTGGCCGTGGTGTCGGTGGGTGCGGGCCCATCCGACGCGCAGATCGCGCAGCTGCAGGCGGCGGGCATTCCGGTGGTCTTCATCGATTTTTTTGACAACCCGTTCAAGAACCAGGAACCCAGCCTGCGCATCCTGGGCCAGTTGACGGGCAGCGCCGCCAAGGCCAACGCCTACATCGACTACAGCCGCCAGCACCGCGACCGTATCGCCCAGCGCGTGGCCAAGCTGGCGCCCAAAGATAGGCCCACCGTGTTCCTCGAGGCGCACGCAGGCATCAGCAAGGACTGCTGCAATTCCCCTGGCAAAGGCAACATGGGCGAGTACGTCGACTTTGTCGGCGGCCACAACATCGGCGCCGACGTGCTGAAGGCGCCCGTGGGCAAGCTGAACATCGAGTACGTCATCTCGCGCGACCCCAAGATCTACATCGCCACCGGCGGCGCCCATCTGGAGAAAACGGGCGGCCTGGTGCTGGGCGCCGGCTACGACGCGGCCCGCGCCCGCGCTTCGCTGGCCGCCGTGGCTCAGCGCCAGGGCATCGCGCAGCTGACGGCCGTGAAGACGGGGCGCACCTATGGCCTGGCGCACCAGCTGATCAATTCGCCCATCGACATCGTCGCCATCGAGGCCTTTGCGACCTGGATTCACCCAGAACTTTTCAAGGACGTGGATCCGCAAAAAACCTTGAACGAGATCAACCAGCGCTTTCTGGCCGTGCCCTACGAAGGCACGGGCTGGGTCAGCTTGAAATGA